The Balneola sp. MJW-20 genome window below encodes:
- the acnA gene encoding aconitate hydratase AcnA: MSDKFKKTRVEFGSGSDKAFLYSLEKLKELGYSNVDKLPFSIKVLLEAVLREHDGYAVNDKDIDHLANYNAKDPQGEIPFKPSRVVLQDFTGVPAVVDLAALRSAMERMGGEAQDINPQVPVDLVIDHSVQVDMFGKEAALMFNVEKEMERNNERYEFLKWGKEAFDNFRVVPPGRGIVHQVNLEYLARGVFTRKEEDGSITAYPDTLVGTDSHTTMINGLGILGWGVGGIEAEAAMLGQPISMLVPEVVGMKITGKLREGVTATDLTLTVTQMLRKHGVVGKFVEFYGDGLSNMSLPDRATIANMSPEYGATMGFFPIDDESLRYMRRTGRSEELVNLVEEYTKAQGLFRTDDTPDPEFSSTLELDLSTVETSLAGPKLPHDRIALNNMKTAFENSLTSDNPTMGFNLSQDKLANKGMYKNGKEIEMKHGDVVIAAITSCTNTSNPSVMLGAGIVAKKAVEKGLKVPAYVKTSLAPGSRVVTEYLKEAGLTEYMDQLGFNLVGYGCTTCIGNSGPLPEPVEKAIKEGDLIAAGVLSGNRNFEGRIHPWVKANYLASPPLVVAYALAGTVDIDLSKEPLGKDKDGNDVYLKDVWPTTEEIAQHLDDAIRPDLFDEMYGDIFESPAWEEIPVTGGKLFDWKDESTYIQEPPFFMNMGEDPEPIKSINGARVLVKVGDSITTDHISPAGNIKEDAPAGKYLKEHGVEVKDFNSYGSRRGNDRVMTRGTFANVRFKNQLAPGKEGGFTEYHPSGEITTIYDASLRYKESNTPLIGIAGNQYGTGSSRDWAAKGTALLGVKAVIAESYERIHRSNLVQMGVLPLQFKEGDTPESLGLDGSETFDIELSDDMKAQDDIQVKASKENGDVVEFTVKSRIDTPVEVDYYRNGGILHTVLRDYLKRSKA, encoded by the coding sequence ATGAGCGATAAATTTAAAAAGACCCGTGTCGAATTTGGTTCCGGCTCAGATAAGGCTTTTTTGTATAGTCTTGAGAAACTGAAAGAGCTGGGATATTCGAATGTTGACAAACTTCCTTTCTCCATAAAAGTTCTACTCGAAGCCGTTCTGAGAGAGCATGACGGATATGCTGTAAACGATAAGGATATTGATCATCTTGCCAATTATAATGCTAAAGATCCGCAGGGTGAGATCCCGTTCAAACCATCCCGTGTAGTACTGCAGGATTTTACCGGCGTACCTGCCGTAGTTGACCTGGCAGCTCTCCGCTCGGCTATGGAGCGTATGGGTGGAGAAGCCCAGGATATTAATCCACAGGTCCCGGTTGACCTGGTAATTGACCACTCCGTACAGGTGGATATGTTCGGAAAGGAAGCCGCCCTGATGTTTAACGTGGAAAAGGAAATGGAGCGCAATAATGAGCGCTACGAATTTCTGAAATGGGGTAAAGAAGCTTTTGATAATTTCCGTGTGGTACCTCCGGGACGAGGTATTGTTCACCAGGTAAACCTTGAGTATCTGGCACGCGGAGTATTTACCCGCAAAGAAGAAGATGGCAGCATCACTGCTTATCCGGATACACTGGTGGGAACAGACTCTCACACTACCATGATCAATGGCCTGGGAATTCTGGGCTGGGGTGTTGGAGGTATTGAAGCAGAGGCTGCGATGCTGGGTCAGCCGATCTCCATGCTGGTACCGGAAGTGGTGGGTATGAAGATCACCGGTAAGCTTCGTGAAGGAGTTACCGCAACCGACCTGACCCTGACCGTTACGCAGATGCTTCGTAAGCATGGAGTGGTTGGTAAGTTTGTAGAATTTTATGGCGACGGACTCAGCAACATGAGTCTGCCAGACCGTGCCACCATTGCTAACATGTCTCCCGAGTACGGAGCAACCATGGGATTCTTCCCGATCGATGATGAGTCTCTAAGATATATGAGACGAACCGGCCGTTCAGAAGAACTGGTTAATCTGGTGGAAGAGTACACCAAAGCTCAGGGATTATTCAGAACAGATGATACTCCGGATCCTGAGTTCTCTTCAACACTGGAGCTGGATCTGAGCACTGTTGAGACCTCGCTTGCTGGTCCTAAGCTGCCTCACGATCGTATAGCTCTGAATAATATGAAGACCGCTTTTGAGAATTCTCTGACTAGCGATAATCCTACTATGGGCTTTAATCTTTCCCAGGATAAGCTGGCCAATAAAGGGATGTACAAGAACGGAAAGGAAATTGAAATGAAGCATGGTGATGTGGTTATTGCTGCGATCACCAGCTGTACCAATACCTCTAATCCGAGTGTAATGCTGGGTGCAGGTATTGTTGCGAAGAAAGCCGTTGAAAAGGGGCTGAAGGTACCGGCATATGTTAAGACTTCACTTGCACCGGGTTCACGTGTAGTAACCGAATACCTGAAAGAAGCAGGGCTGACCGAATATATGGATCAGCTCGGTTTCAACCTGGTAGGATACGGATGCACTACTTGTATCGGTAACTCCGGTCCGCTTCCTGAGCCGGTGGAAAAAGCTATTAAAGAAGGAGATCTGATTGCAGCCGGAGTTCTATCCGGTAACCGTAACTTTGAAGGTCGAATTCACCCATGGGTAAAAGCCAACTATCTGGCTTCACCTCCGCTGGTAGTTGCTTACGCACTGGCCGGAACAGTTGACATCGATCTCAGTAAAGAACCATTGGGTAAAGACAAAGATGGAAATGATGTTTACCTGAAGGACGTCTGGCCTACTACAGAAGAGATCGCACAGCATCTGGATGACGCTATACGACCTGATCTGTTTGACGAGATGTATGGTGATATCTTTGAATCACCAGCCTGGGAAGAGATCCCAGTGACCGGAGGTAAACTTTTCGACTGGAAAGATGAGTCCACATACATTCAGGAGCCTCCTTTCTTTATGAACATGGGAGAAGATCCTGAGCCGATCAAATCTATTAATGGTGCAAGAGTTCTGGTCAAGGTAGGTGACTCTATTACCACCGACCATATTTCTCCTGCTGGTAACATCAAAGAAGATGCGCCGGCAGGTAAATATTTGAAGGAGCACGGAGTGGAAGTCAAAGACTTCAACTCTTACGGATCACGTCGTGGTAATGATCGTGTAATGACACGAGGTACTTTTGCTAACGTACGATTCAAGAATCAGCTGGCACCAGGCAAAGAGGGTGGATTTACTGAATACCATCCAAGCGGTGAGATCACTACGATTTATGATGCTTCACTGAGATATAAAGAATCAAATACTCCTCTTATCGGCATTGCCGGCAATCAGTATGGTACCGGTTCATCCCGTGACTGGGCTGCCAAAGGGACCGCATTACTTGGAGTGAAAGCAGTGATCGCTGAATCCTATGAGCGTATTCACCGCTCCAATCTGGTCCAGATGGGTGTACTGCCGCTTCAATTCAAAGAAGGGGACACTCCTGAATCACTCGGACTGGATGGATCTGAAACCTTTGATATCGAGCTGAGTGATGACATGAAAGCTCAGGATGATATTCAGGTGAAGGCTTCCAAAGAGAACGGAGACGTGGTTGAATTTACGGTTAAGAGCCGTATTGATACCCCGGTTGAAGTTGATTACTACCGTAACGGTGGTATCCTGCATACCGTACTCCGTGACTATCTGAAAAGAAGTAAAGCCTGA
- a CDS encoding ATP-binding protein: MVIAFLYALLFFQQPVQPPNPEVEFSNGLNFIRYDFRYSPTKLMQAKDGTLWIGTQYGAIAFDGKNAMIYAESVADTAQEGFYGSEVVSISEDSDQNIWVGTNRGSLNVLRKDSSQFESLYRFHRGLPFSARTVREVSDGKIWTHASLSIGWFNMEDQIDDINLVSKVFRPGEYGEFRTLYERKNGSKYLLADGIYEVRYDEAAGITLEKVLEGRDFSEIIPISDDEYLIRDINQLLIWSEKEGKADTLKADEINGSYVRSVLIDDKNHLWVGCRNGVLKYSLGKDKQTEFIGEYNIGEVRDMIQDRTGNIFFSTVNGIKKLNHDYEQYSFHKFPPEYQSDYSYKYLKDEAGNIWIGTNRNLLKYDTEEMNYTSVINDQVYSILAYDQDHILAGTNNGVILIDTEAGQIIKLYNNSLSHHLSKLEEEVFLGIENNRLFIIRNNDLEYLDSIPGVVSMNLIFIDHEKNIWVVSSRTLLKYIIRDDKIVLEKIALDNSIPANVNWLEDDQTGNLWIGTNIGVLIFNKESGKIKQTLTTDNGLMDNQTYEIIRDRSGLMWVKQSREGSSAVDPVSMEVKRTTPAWLTLPGNDNRFCVNYEASDGSLYTDGSGGFFVFHPDSLKDSPYPPLIKLRSFFINGNKLSASAAKEELVLAHFQNDVTIEYAGIQFDDPEKNQFAYKLEGYEDEWNYVDNRGAVTYLSLPRGDYTFKLKAANSSQIWSDEVSLASFTINPPWWKTNAAWVFYLILTGSLVFTLFRLQLNRRLAEAESAKLMEMDSFKSRFFTNITHEFRTPLTVISGLARRIPEKEGKAIQRNSNKLLNLINQILELSSLESAEHKLDLERGEIISYIRYLTQAYASFASENGVSLSVDSDEEEIILPYDKSKIELIIQNLVSNAIKFTPKGGRVSIFVSRDKDTLFLEVIDTGMGIDEADLPKIFDRYYQSATANDFHQGSGIGLSLTRELIQFMNGEITAHRNDPAGTVFRVSLPILNGEYNSQDISESVKPELTNKLNKDQNLVLLIEDNEDVREFVQMVISEKYEIVTASDGDEGFRKALEIIPDIIVSDVMMPGKNGMELTDLLKNDERSSHIPVILLTAKADVESRLEGLTKGADIYLPKPFNEEELLIHIRNLLAQRDRVRARYSGGLHEKVIEDEFIIKIRDLIMGHLDDEKFGISEICNEAGVSRTQLHRKLKALTGMSTSIFIREVRLMEARKLLKQTTQTVAEIAYDVGYGDPNYFSKLYTDKFGYPPSKEREKAKKG; encoded by the coding sequence ATGGTTATCGCTTTTCTATATGCACTGCTTTTCTTTCAACAGCCGGTTCAACCACCAAATCCGGAGGTTGAATTTTCCAATGGCCTGAATTTTATTCGGTATGATTTTCGATACTCTCCCACAAAATTAATGCAGGCTAAGGATGGTACATTATGGATTGGCACGCAGTACGGAGCTATTGCCTTTGATGGTAAAAATGCTATGATCTATGCTGAAAGTGTTGCTGATACCGCTCAAGAAGGATTTTATGGATCGGAAGTAGTCTCGATCAGCGAGGATAGTGACCAAAATATATGGGTGGGAACCAATAGAGGCAGTTTGAATGTGCTCAGAAAAGATTCATCTCAATTTGAAAGTCTTTACCGGTTTCACAGAGGGCTGCCGTTTTCGGCCCGCACTGTAAGGGAGGTAAGTGATGGTAAGATCTGGACCCATGCCTCCCTGTCTATAGGATGGTTTAATATGGAAGATCAGATAGATGATATTAACCTGGTCTCAAAAGTTTTCCGGCCGGGTGAGTACGGAGAGTTTCGCACCTTATATGAAAGGAAAAACGGATCCAAATATCTTCTGGCCGACGGTATTTACGAAGTGCGATATGATGAAGCTGCCGGGATTACACTGGAAAAGGTTTTGGAGGGAAGAGACTTTTCAGAGATCATACCTATTAGTGATGATGAATATCTGATCCGTGATATAAATCAGTTATTGATCTGGTCAGAAAAGGAGGGGAAAGCCGATACTCTCAAGGCAGATGAAATTAACGGATCTTATGTGCGGTCAGTACTGATCGATGACAAGAACCATCTTTGGGTAGGTTGCAGAAACGGTGTATTGAAATATTCACTGGGAAAAGATAAGCAGACCGAATTTATTGGAGAATACAATATCGGGGAGGTCAGAGATATGATACAGGACCGCACCGGAAATATCTTTTTCAGTACGGTAAATGGTATCAAGAAACTTAACCATGATTATGAGCAGTATTCCTTCCATAAGTTTCCGCCGGAATACCAGTCGGATTATTCCTATAAATATCTGAAAGATGAAGCAGGGAATATCTGGATCGGGACCAACCGGAACCTGCTTAAATACGATACAGAGGAAATGAATTATACCTCTGTGATCAATGATCAGGTATACTCAATTTTAGCATACGATCAGGACCATATTCTGGCAGGAACAAATAATGGCGTCATTCTTATCGATACAGAAGCTGGTCAGATCATCAAACTTTATAATAATTCCCTGTCTCATCACCTCAGTAAACTGGAGGAAGAGGTGTTTCTTGGCATTGAAAACAACAGGTTGTTCATTATCAGGAATAATGATCTGGAATATCTGGATTCCATACCCGGAGTCGTATCAATGAATCTGATTTTCATTGATCATGAAAAAAATATCTGGGTTGTCAGCAGCAGAACGTTACTGAAATATATCATCCGTGATGATAAAATCGTTCTTGAGAAAATTGCTTTGGATAACAGTATTCCGGCAAATGTTAACTGGTTGGAAGACGACCAGACAGGAAACCTTTGGATTGGTACAAATATCGGAGTACTTATATTCAACAAAGAATCCGGGAAGATCAAACAAACACTAACGACCGATAATGGTCTTATGGATAATCAGACCTATGAGATCATCAGAGACCGGTCCGGTTTGATGTGGGTGAAGCAATCCCGGGAAGGATCTTCAGCTGTAGATCCTGTAAGTATGGAAGTGAAACGTACGACTCCGGCTTGGCTGACCTTGCCCGGAAATGATAATCGTTTTTGTGTGAACTATGAGGCAAGTGATGGTTCTCTTTATACGGACGGCTCAGGCGGCTTTTTTGTTTTTCATCCGGATAGCTTAAAGGACAGCCCTTATCCTCCACTTATAAAACTCCGGTCCTTTTTTATAAACGGAAATAAATTATCTGCCTCTGCGGCCAAAGAAGAATTGGTGCTGGCACATTTTCAAAATGATGTGACTATAGAGTACGCAGGAATTCAATTTGATGATCCGGAGAAAAATCAGTTTGCTTACAAGCTGGAAGGATATGAAGATGAGTGGAATTATGTAGATAACCGGGGGGCTGTCACTTATCTGAGCTTACCACGGGGTGATTATACTTTCAAGCTTAAGGCAGCGAATAGCAGTCAGATATGGTCGGATGAAGTTTCACTGGCTTCCTTTACTATAAATCCTCCATGGTGGAAAACGAATGCCGCATGGGTGTTCTATCTGATCCTTACGGGTTCTTTGGTATTTACTTTATTCAGGTTGCAGCTGAATAGGAGACTGGCTGAGGCAGAGTCAGCCAAGCTTATGGAAATGGACTCCTTTAAAAGCCGCTTCTTTACAAATATTACCCATGAATTCAGGACTCCTCTAACCGTGATATCAGGTCTTGCACGAAGGATTCCCGAGAAGGAAGGAAAAGCGATCCAGAGAAATTCGAATAAGCTGCTCAACCTTATTAATCAGATACTTGAGTTATCCAGCCTGGAATCTGCAGAGCATAAACTTGACCTGGAAAGAGGAGAGATCATCTCATATATACGATATCTTACTCAGGCATATGCCTCCTTTGCAAGTGAGAATGGAGTGTCTCTGAGTGTTGACTCTGATGAAGAGGAGATCATACTACCTTATGATAAGTCAAAGATAGAACTGATCATCCAGAACCTGGTTTCTAACGCTATCAAATTTACACCTAAGGGCGGAAGGGTCAGTATATTTGTATCCCGTGATAAAGATACTCTGTTTCTTGAAGTAATTGATACCGGTATGGGTATTGATGAAGCTGATCTTCCTAAGATATTTGACCGATATTATCAGTCTGCGACCGCTAACGATTTCCATCAGGGTTCAGGTATTGGCCTTTCCCTTACCAGAGAATTGATACAGTTTATGAACGGCGAAATCACAGCGCATAGGAATGATCCGGCAGGTACCGTATTCAGGGTATCTCTTCCTATTTTGAATGGGGAGTATAACAGTCAGGATATATCAGAATCTGTTAAGCCGGAACTCACCAATAAGCTGAATAAAGATCAGAACCTGGTCCTGTTGATCGAAGACAATGAGGATGTGCGTGAATTTGTACAGATGGTCATTTCTGAAAAATATGAGATAGTTACAGCTTCCGATGGGGATGAGGGATTCCGGAAAGCACTTGAGATCATTCCTGATATCATCGTCAGTGATGTTATGATGCCGGGTAAAAACGGTATGGAATTAACCGATTTGTTAAAGAATGATGAGCGCAGCAGTCATATCCCTGTTATACTACTTACGGCAAAAGCGGATGTTGAATCGAGGCTGGAGGGATTAACCAAGGGAGCAGATATCTATCTTCCCAAACCTTTCAATGAGGAAGAGTTGCTGATCCATATCCGGAACCTTCTAGCACAAAGAGACAGGGTAAGGGCTCGTTATTCCGGCGGCTTACACGAAAAAGTGATCGAGGATGAATTTATTATCAAGATACGCGACCTGATCATGGGGCACCTGGATGATGAGAAATTCGGCATCAGTGAGATCTGTAATGAGGCCGGGGTCAGCAGGACTCAGTTACACCGGAAATTAAAGGCTCTTACTGGAATGTCCACCTCCATATTTATTCGGGAAGTCAGGCTGATGGAAGCCCGTAAACTGCTTAAACAAACTACACAAACGGTAGCTGAAATTGCCTATGATGTCGGTTACGGTGACCCGAATTACTTCTCAAAGCTTTATACAGATAAATTCGGTTATCCACCCTCCAAAGAGCGAGAGAAAGCCAAAAAAGGCTGA